CAGTGGAAACTCAAGTTATTTCCCAGAAAATATGGATTTATTTGGTTGGGTAAGTGAGGAGCAATTCTCCAGTTAAAATTTTTTGCTCCTTGTTTCAtgctttttcttctaaaatgttttattagaGCTTTTACAAGATCTATATTGTCTGATTTGAATTTTGTATCCTATTTTCCCTGCTCACTTTTTGGTGTTATTTAAGGTTTGGCATGGGAATTGGAGTATTTAAAAGTGGGCACAGATCACAGTAGTGAAACAAGAGTTATGAATAAGCTACTATATATATGTTCAACCCTCTTAAAATCgagtgaatttaattttaaacatcaACTTACAAATTTAATTGCAAAACAACAACACACAATTTGAAACAAGGCAAACTTTTCAGCCTTTATGTAGTGAAATATATAACTTCACTAATTATGTATCTGGCTACCAAATGTCAAACGATAGTTCATTTGGCCATATTTTACTGCTGCACATAAATAATGACAAGGCAAAGAATAGCAACTAGTCCAAGGGCTGGTAGGCCAAGGAACCACAGCATAACCCAAAAGAAGATGACTATTACTGGTTCTACAATTTGTTCTCCAAAATACATCCTTGTGAAGCCCATGTTGACGAGGCTTTTGTTCAGTTCACCAAAAAGTGTCCCCATCCTTTTGTAGTCATCTCCAACAGGCTCGCCAGTGTGGTTTTGTGATTCTTCAATATcctttggaaaacaaaaacaagacaaaatataaacataaaatgagaaacaGGTGAAGGTCTTTTAAGAGTAATGACCATTTCATAGTTCTTTATCTTCCAGAGTATGTACTGGGCATACTTCTGATAACCATTCAGTAATACCTGGGAATGTTCCTTTTGATTGTCACCCAGAACAGCTGTGACTGTGATCACCTTTCAAGAAAATGGAAAGCACTGATTTATTGATTTGTGTGGCCTTGACATTGACTGGACACTCAACTACTAGAACACTGATTTACAAGATGAAGAAAGTAGCTGATCATTTCCATTCATTTTCTGGTTCCCTGGAATTGCACAAAACTTATTAAGTGAAAAATCATGTTCATATTGTTCTTATCAATGACTGTGATTACAGAACAACCTTTTTATACCAATCTCCTGTTCTGAGGCAGGCTCTGGATTGCTCTGTCCTGCTATAAGTAAGCTTCTTTTTAGTCCATTCCTTTGACACTAAGACTTCAAGGACCCAGTCTCATCTCTCTGGAACAGAGCTTGCTGCTACTGTTGAATAATTCTCAGCTATTATGGCTGTGATCTTTCGATTTTGGCTGGGAAGCTAAGAAGAATTCAGTGTAGGTCCTTGATGTCCTAAATGCTTATTCATCGCATCAGGAGAAACTTCCACAAAGGAATAGTTTTGTATAGTAAGCCTAAAAGTTTACCTAGGTATCAGTTCCCCAGAAAATGTCCATGTGTACCCAATCACACATACCAAAAATTATGTGGTATTTCTATTACCTCTCAGTCTTACTACAATTAGGGTCTTTATACTACTATCTCTAGTAGACAGATATTAAGCTACAATCTCTCAGCTTCAACCCCACTCTGTGAAATTCTACGAACACATCTGGCTCCATTAGGCTCTGccagtagaggaaccagagacacGGCACACCAAGAGGAGGAGGACGGGACTTGCTCTTTGCTGTTCGCCTCTCATGGGTTTCTTGAGCCTCTCGGTCTCACTCCAGTGACAGTTCACTCAGGCAGTAGTAGGTCCTTCTGGCAGCAGCCACTGATTTCAGTTTAGTGACTCCCCAACACCTGCAGAAACTCTCTCAATGTGCCTTCCCAAGACACCAGATCAAACCTGTGGGTTCCTTTCCCTCAGATTTCTGGTTCCCAGGGTCTATGGTGTTCCTCCTTTGAGCTCAGAAACACCAGTACCAGGCGAGCAGCGATTGGTTCTTCGAAGTCTGAGTTGCAGCTGCGTGTGATGGGGCCTTCCCCAGTTTTCTCAGTTTTagtaattctctctctcttctctgcttcctcaggcccaggAGTGGTGGCTGCTTCCTGGTGTTACTATCTGTGGCACTCTAGCCTACCTTAGTGCTGTGGTTTTTAAACTTTTACGTTAGACTCCTTGGAGGGCTTTGAAAGCCCACTGCcagggtttctgattcagtaagccACAATAGGGGCTTGGAGTCTGAGAATTTGCACttctaacaagtttccaggtAATGCTTATCATGCTggtattttttacatcttttgacTATCACTGCCTCCATGTTTTTGCCTTTCCTGTTCTTCAATGCCTGCTTAACAATTCTTTGTATTAACTTATCTTTGCTAAAATAATTGCTATAGTTTCTCTCTTTTCACTAGCGCCTAATTTGGTCACAAAAGAAAAACTATGTCACAGTGACATAGttgtaattataatttattaaaccTAATCTCTTTTAGGCATGATGATTCAAATCAGtaattatttattgaacataTACTTGCTCATAGTAGGTGCAAGATAGAAGATTACTCATGTTTAAAAAGAAGACTTTGGGtacagcatttcatatgataacAAGTA
The nucleotide sequence above comes from Cervus elaphus chromosome 17, mCerEla1.1, whole genome shotgun sequence. Encoded proteins:
- the FAM241A gene encoding uncharacterized protein FAM241A, giving the protein MCSAGQLLGGGGGGGGGSGGERDEDRDALAERAAAGTEQESGESPRRRRRRPPEEREQDIEESQNHTGEPVGDDYKRMGTLFGELNKSLVNMGFTRMYFGEQIVEPVIVIFFWVMLWFLGLPALGLVAILCLVIIYVQQ